GACCAGGAGGTGGCTTTCACCCCTATTAGGAAGCATCCATCCACGTGCCATGACCTAGAGTTTCCTTGCTCCCCAGTACTCTGAGACCAGTAAAGTTCTGCACAGTGTGCCAGGGTGATGGGCAGATTAAGAAGCATCTATCCCATTaatttctagctttttttttttttttttctcagccaTGGAGCAGGGAAGTAAAAGCAAGAGATGAGCTGAGCATGCCCCAGAAGCCCTCCTTATTCCCGGAGAGCTCGGCTGCCTGCTGGAAGCAGCTAAATGGCCACGGAGCTGGGGGTACCTGGCGCTGAAAGCCCAGAGAGGAGGCAGGGGGAGGCGATTTCCCTTCTGTTATTGACATGCAAATCACCCCCGCAGTAGCTCCCAGGTTGAATATATTTCCAGATTGCCTGGCGTGGAGTCACATTAGTCAAGTCTATGTGGCAGTTAAGTCCAAAAGGACTGTGATTAGATTCAGCATTTCCACAGCAGcttcaaggacaggctggagatGAGTGCACAGTGCCCGCCTTGCCCTCTGCTGAGCCCCTGCAGCAGGAACCCCACGGGTTTTGGGGACTGCAGGCTACAGCAGGAGAGTCCCTTGGTGGCAGAGAGGACTGGGGGTCCCAGGGGTGATTTGTGGAATCAAACTCTGTAACCCAGGTGAGATTACAAAGCAGGTATGTTCTATTCAGCACTGTGCATATACCGGGGGCAAGGGGGATATTTCCTCCTAGCTTGTCCACGGGTAAGCAAAAACACCacacatttaaaagccaagcttatacatattcagcaggttttcCAGGACCCATCTACACATTCATCATTTCCCGGTAATTCCTTTGCATACGGTCCATCCCTCTGGCACATGCgttgtagttcctcctggtggtcgctggatgaaggctcgacgtcttcatcactctgcccttttcaccccactgctgccttGCAGAGTCACTCCGTTTTCATCCGGTTCCTTGTACTGGTgcctgctgataatggagtttcgtcgagttccttttcttatcttgccttacattctatGTACCCCAGCTccatgcaatagttaacccttTGATTGTCCCTTCTATCTCAGGGGCATACCCAGCCTCAGGCTGCACCCCAGTTCCTGCCTGGGGACAGGACCAGGAGCATTCCTGCTATGTTTGGATAGGGATTTCTGTGCCCCAAAGCCTTCCTGATGTCCAGACCAGCGGTGTTGCACAGCTGATTGGAaaactccactgaccacaagcataataatgaaaaagcttttcctcCGCACAGATGGGACTCCttattccttcctctctctgaaTTACATTTCTCATTATACCCACACACTGGCTTGCCTGGGCCCTGCCTGttctgcacagctctgtcccagctTTGCTAAAAATCCCATTGAGCTCAGCTGCCAGATTGCTttgaaagttttccttttgtccATTCATTCCCATTACTGCAAACCAATCTGTCTGAGAAGCTCATTCCTTGTTATTCATTAGGAGCGCCAACAAAGCCCTCTGTCCCTGCACTCTCAGagctttgttttcagctctCCATTCAGCCCTGTGTTTGTGCTCCTTCAATGCTCGCACTAAGATCTTAAATCGCTCACAGCCCTGAACCCTCTCGCTCAGTCTTTAGTTTGCAGCTAGAAGTGTTCTCGCTCTAGCTTTCTGCTTACCCTTCTATcttctctttaattaaaaaccCCTTTGGTCTTTGCACTGCTCGCTAGCACTTGAGCTGGGATGTGGTTTCTCTCTGCCGTGCGAGCGGTGCAGCTGAGAATGTCAGAACCGTTTTTCACTACAACCTTGCTTTGACCCGGGTGACAGCTTTACCACCAGGCATTTCATCTCTTACTTGCCCATCTGTTCATTGATTAAAATCCCACACTCCAATATGCAGCCCTGCCTCCGCAGCAAGGAATTcctcccagcaccacagctctcaGACTATGCCCCTTTcccagcaaaggaagaaaaaaagccagaaggaAGCAGCACTAACTGCCCGATGGAAACTGGGGAGATGCAAGATTATCGCAGGGATCAGCCTTAAAGCTACTGGGCAAGCTCTGGAGATAGGCAAGACCTGCACTGCCAGCATCAGGAACAGATCCCCCACACCTCCTTTGTGCACACAGTGGCAATTTTATCCTGGGACAAACAGTGCCAGAAGGAAGTGCTCAGTCTTagaatgtgtattttaatgatCGCTGCCTCTAAACGCTGCAGGTGTCGGGGTCCAGGAGGAAGGCTGCCACGCTAGGAGCTTTCTGTTGAGCAGTAAAATGAGTCAGTGCCACCTACCGGCTACGGGGGTCCTGCCTCTCCCACATTCACCCAATTCAGCCTCAAGTTTTGTTATAAAAACTGCTATCTCGGGTGGCATCTCCCATGACACCACGGCAGTGCTTCCAGCATCCACCTGCAATGGGCACAACCAATGGCACTTCCTGGAGAGCCAGTTCACCTGGAGGTGGTGGGGGTGCCCATCAGAGCCCCCCAGCTCCCAAAAGGGCTGTGCTCAACCACATCGAGAGCTGCAAGGATGCCTCAGTGAACAAACCTTTGCTCCAGGGCTACAGCTCCATCATCTCTATGTCCCTGCCCTTTCCTACAATCTTCTTTGGGATGCTCCTTTActatctctgaaaaaaatcatagatAATTGCAATGCACCGTGTACTGGCAACAGCAACCCAACAGCTCCAAGGCTGCTGAGAGGTGCCACAGCCTGGATTTCTGGCTAGCAGCATCACTCTATTATACCAGGTTTAACTGGTCATCAGCTTTTAAATACACTCCAcaatcattttgaaaaggaaaatgctgcagtTAATCTCGTAATTAGGCTCAGGTGCCCTGTCACTGGCACTGAAGAAGACACACATTTCTGTCACACCTTTCTCTTGAAGGGCTGGCATAGTAATAGTATTAGTATTACTGAAATAGTAATTATCCCCCACATTTATCCTCCAGCACTAACAGGCTGCAGTGGCTGGAGAACACAGCAGTTGTGCTGCAGGGGTTGCCCCGGGCTCCATTTGCTTCTGAGGGTCTCAAAGCTGAGGTGCTGTCGGTCTCTTTGTAGGAATGCTGGCTGAAACAAAATCATCAAGCTGCTTCTGTCAATCCCggtaaaaaaacaacacttcaaAGAGCACCGAGAGGGCGgtttctgcctttctgaaagcaaggaaatgcaGCCTGCCTGGGGCAACCTGCGTGtagcacagcccagctcctgctctgagctgctgccccGCCGCAGGGCAGGCCGCAGCAGGCAAGCAGGCGGCattccccagccccacaggccCAGCACCCTCCCCAAAGCACGAGGAACCTCGGAGTGACGACCAGGATGCGGCCCAGAGCCCGAGGAGGGCAGGGGACGCCCCGCTCCATCCAGACTGCAGCTGTTGCCTAGCAACACTAGAGGTAACTCTTAAATTACAGCAGTCCCGCCCCTTGTCCAATGCCCTCTTTTCATTGGGCAGATAACTTAAGATTGATGTGAGCTCTGCCCAATCATTACCCTCCACGAGCCTCTCCCGTCCTGTAGGCGTGACGCTACCCGGAAGACGCCGCAGGAAGAGGTGCGTCGGAAGTGGGCGGAACGCGGTGGACAAGGAACGGCCGTAAGCACCAATAAGAAGCGAGAAGCGGCGCGGCTCATCCAATGGTAGAGCCCGGAGGGCGGGGACGCGAGGAGGCGGGGCTACCGGGCTGGAGCCGGCaacaggaggctgagggaggCGGTAAAGGTGGGTAGGGGGCAGCGGGAGGGAAAATGGGGGCTGAAGGAAGAGTAGGGTCTGGGGCTGCGAGGAGGTGGGGATGGGGCCTGAGGGCAGGTCGAGGCCTGGGGGAGATGGGCCCTGAGGGGAGGCCGAGGGCTGGGGCTAAAGAGAAATGGGGCCTGAGGGGAGGCCAGGGCCCTGGGGggatgaggaggagggaaggtgCCTGCCCTGTGGGTTCTGGCTTCAGCTGTTCCTTTTTGCAGGCAGAAGCAGTACAAAGGGAGATGTCCCTCGCGTCCCCACTGGAAGCAGGATGAATCTCATGTCTATGGCGACAGAGCCCGAGCTGAAATGGGTAGCCCTGTGGGTCCGCGTCAGGTGGGCAGCCGTgctcgtgctgctgctgggctccctcctgctgctgctgctgccgctgcccgCTGTGGAGGAGAAGTGCCATGCGGTGCTCAGGGGGCTCTCCTTCCTGAGAAGTAAGCTAGGCACCGGCTACACGGGCGTCACCAGGTACACGGGGCAAAGCACGGGGCTGAGCGTCACCTCacaggggctggagctgctggtgctgaagGGCAAGGCCTCCCCAGGTGAGTGTGTACCCTGCTGCtgcatgattctgtgattctaaccAGCTGTGTCTGGGGGATCCGCACCCCCTTGGCCTGAGCATCCCCTTGTATCTCCAATGGCAGTGAACTCTCACTACCCCACTCTGAGCTGTAAATTACCAAGAGGTCACCCTTGCCAttgccaggcagcagccaggctgcattccatggctgggtgctgtgctgttggtttctgcagtgctgtgtcatCTCAGCTTTTCCAGGTACTTTGTGTGGTGGTGAGCTCTGATGAGCTAACTGGAATACTGGCAACAACAGGCTGCAGTTACTGGCTTTAGTGGACAGGACattcatttggaaaacattcAGAGGAATCATTATGATTCCAGCAGGGTATCATTGTTCACATTACAACTATTATTGCTGGGAAGATGAAAAACCTGTGCTATTAGGAGCTGTGGAGTCTGCTCACAGCAAGGGAACTGGCATTACAGCCATCAGAACGTACTCACAGCCCTGTGTCCTCCCACAAGCAACAGCCTGGTAGCCAAAGCAAGCTCTGCTAGGATCAGGGTGGCTGCACCTGCACTTGCTGCTTGCAGGCCCTGCCTGGCCCCAGTTcctgccaggagcagctctgctgacagGTGCTCAGCCTGTGAGCGTGGCCAAAAGCCCTCGTGGCGGGAGTACATGCTCTCTGCTACAGGTCTTACAGACAAcctttatttaatttcatatcAGAGAAGAGTGATAAGTCTCCAGAAGCTGTCGGTAGAATCTTGCGATCTAACTGCTCTTATTGTTGCGTTTCAGAAGTGAAATTAGAAGCCAAAGCAGCTCTGAACCAAGCCCTTGAAATGAAGCGCCAAGGAAAGCGAGAAAAAGCGCACAAACTCTTTATATACGCCCTCAAAATGGACCCTGATTATGTGGATGCCCTGAATGAATTTGgcattttttctgaagaggaaaaagacattCTTCAAGCAGACTATTTGTACTCCAAAGCTTTAACCCTTTCTCCCTGCAACGAGAAGGCTTTGATCAATCGGGACCGGACACTGCCTTTAGTTGAAGAAATAGATCAGAGGTATTTTAGCATTATTGACAGCAAGGTTAAAAAAGTGATGGCGATCCCCAAAGGCAATTCTGCCCTGCGCCGAGTGATGGAGGAGTCCTACTATCACCACATCTACCACACGGTTGCTATTGAAGGGAACACTCTGACGCTGTCAGAAATACGACACATCATCGAGACCAGATATGCTGTTCCTGGAAAAAGTTTGGTGGAGCAGAATGAGGTGATCGGCATGCACGCAGCTCTGAAATACGTCAATACCACGCTGGTATCGCGGATAGGCTCTGTTACCATTACTGATATCCTGGAGATACATCGGAGAGTGCTGGGCTACGCTGACCCTGTGGAGGCGGGGCGGTTCAGGACTACCCAGGTGTTTGTAGGGCATCACATACCCCCACACCCCCAGGACGTTGGGAAACAGATGCAGGAGTTTGTGCAGTGGATTAACTCTGAAGATGCCATGAGTTTGCACCCCGTGGAGTTCGCTGCGTTAGCCCACTACAAGTTGGTTTACGTCCATCCTTTTGTAGATGGCAACGGGAGGACCTCACGTCTGCTAATGAACCTCATCCTGATGCAGGCAGGCTACCCACCCATCACCATCCGCAAGGAGCAACGGGCGGAGTATTATCACGTCTTGGAAGTGGCCAACGAGGGCGATGTGAGGCCTTTCATACGCTTCATAG
Above is a genomic segment from Numida meleagris isolate 19003 breed g44 Domestic line chromosome 14, NumMel1.0, whole genome shotgun sequence containing:
- the FICD gene encoding adenosine monophosphate-protein transferase FICD codes for the protein MVEPGGRGREEAGLPGWSRQQEAEGGGKGRSSTKGDVPRVPTGSRMNLMSMATEPELKWVALWVRVRWAAVLVLLLGSLLLLLLPLPAVEEKCHAVLRGLSFLRSKLGTGYTGVTRYTGQSTGLSVTSQGLELLVLKGKASPEVKLEAKAALNQALEMKRQGKREKAHKLFIYALKMDPDYVDALNEFGIFSEEEKDILQADYLYSKALTLSPCNEKALINRDRTLPLVEEIDQRYFSIIDSKVKKVMAIPKGNSALRRVMEESYYHHIYHTVAIEGNTLTLSEIRHIIETRYAVPGKSLVEQNEVIGMHAALKYVNTTLVSRIGSVTITDILEIHRRVLGYADPVEAGRFRTTQVFVGHHIPPHPQDVGKQMQEFVQWINSEDAMSLHPVEFAALAHYKLVYVHPFVDGNGRTSRLLMNLILMQAGYPPITIRKEQRAEYYHVLEVANEGDVRPFIRFIAKCTETTLDMLLIATTEYSVGLPEADGSSAGCKQTIPVKT